In Oleiharenicola lentus, the following are encoded in one genomic region:
- the infB gene encoding translation initiation factor IF-2, producing the protein MSARIHEIAKQYNIEPKEMLSWLKQQGFVAADTKSVSSTVSKIYYDEIAKQFAKPEPAPVEVTPEPAAPAAVVEPARVKLPAGVFVKSAQDIQREKDEAAKAAAAARAAASATVVSAPPVVVPKPMPAPAPMVKSAPLPPPPVSAPRFAPAPAQVAKPAPAPMMRPPVAPAPMAKAPVAPPPVPAARPFVPPPSPGAKPTSFVQPSPTAPAASSMTVTEEGGVKIIHLKPPIIVRDFAVALGLKPFKLISELMEMSIFASMNQSIDEAVANKLAEKHGFLLDIKHRGETQAPAPTPEKVKQTKEEKAREEDLKNLAPRPPVVVIMGHVDHGKTSLLDAIRKANVAAGEAGGITQHIGAYQIEHNNRKITFLDTPGHAAFTKMRARGASVTDIAVLVVAADDGFMPQTDEALKHAQDAKVALMVAVNKMDVKGANLDRVKQQMQERQITPEDWGGEIVTVPVAAIKGQGITELLEMILLQADVLELKANPKAEASGVVVESEVDVGRGPLATVIVQRGTLRVGDAIVCGPHWAKVRAMFDDKGQNIKEAPPSMPVRVIGWSSSPDSGSKFMAVKNAREAENLAEEEEHRQKKEAVSAAAAPKDTSLDALFANIAAVQAKTLKVVLKSDVYGSVEAVRNVLEGIKSAKVSLEVVSAEVGIITKNDVLMAAPSKATIIGFNTKQENGVTALAKHHGVTIESFEIIYELGDRVREMMADLLEPDLKENKLGGAEVRQVFPVAKGFVAGCLVTEGKVNRGITARVRRGKEIMFEGKVGTLRRFKDDANEVRAGLECGIRLDGYDGYQPGDRIECYEIQKVRASL; encoded by the coding sequence ATGAGTGCCCGTATCCACGAGATCGCCAAGCAATACAACATTGAGCCCAAGGAGATGCTTTCCTGGCTCAAGCAGCAGGGCTTTGTCGCAGCGGACACCAAGTCGGTTTCAAGCACGGTCAGCAAAATCTACTACGACGAGATCGCGAAGCAGTTCGCCAAGCCCGAGCCGGCTCCCGTCGAAGTGACTCCGGAGCCCGCCGCGCCCGCCGCTGTCGTGGAACCGGCCAGGGTGAAATTGCCGGCCGGCGTTTTCGTCAAATCTGCGCAGGACATCCAGCGCGAGAAGGACGAGGCGGCTAAGGCCGCCGCCGCGGCTCGAGCTGCGGCCAGTGCCACCGTGGTCTCGGCTCCGCCGGTCGTGGTGCCGAAGCCGATGCCGGCACCTGCCCCCATGGTGAAGTCCGCTCCGCTGCCTCCGCCCCCGGTCAGCGCTCCCCGGTTCGCGCCCGCGCCCGCTCAGGTTGCCAAGCCCGCCCCCGCCCCGATGATGCGTCCACCGGTTGCGCCGGCCCCGATGGCCAAAGCTCCGGTCGCACCCCCTCCGGTCCCCGCTGCTCGTCCGTTCGTTCCGCCGCCGTCTCCCGGGGCGAAGCCCACTTCTTTTGTTCAGCCTTCTCCGACCGCGCCGGCTGCCAGTTCGATGACGGTTACCGAAGAGGGTGGCGTCAAAATCATCCATCTCAAGCCGCCGATCATCGTTCGTGACTTCGCCGTCGCGCTGGGGCTCAAGCCCTTCAAGCTGATCTCTGAGCTGATGGAGATGAGCATCTTTGCGTCGATGAACCAATCCATCGACGAGGCCGTGGCCAACAAGCTGGCCGAGAAACACGGCTTCCTGCTCGACATCAAGCACCGTGGCGAGACGCAGGCGCCGGCCCCCACTCCCGAAAAGGTCAAACAGACCAAGGAGGAAAAAGCCCGCGAGGAAGACCTCAAGAATCTCGCTCCGCGTCCTCCCGTTGTCGTCATCATGGGGCACGTGGACCACGGCAAGACCTCGTTGCTCGATGCCATCCGCAAGGCCAATGTTGCCGCCGGCGAGGCCGGTGGCATCACGCAGCACATCGGCGCATATCAGATCGAGCACAACAATCGAAAGATCACCTTTCTCGACACCCCCGGTCACGCGGCTTTCACCAAGATGCGCGCCCGCGGCGCCTCGGTCACCGACATCGCGGTGCTCGTGGTCGCGGCGGACGACGGCTTCATGCCGCAGACCGATGAAGCGCTGAAGCACGCCCAGGACGCCAAGGTCGCGCTTATGGTCGCCGTCAACAAGATGGATGTGAAGGGCGCCAACCTTGATCGCGTTAAGCAGCAGATGCAGGAACGCCAAATCACACCCGAAGACTGGGGCGGCGAGATTGTCACGGTGCCGGTAGCCGCCATCAAGGGGCAGGGCATCACCGAACTGCTCGAAATGATCCTCCTGCAGGCTGACGTGCTCGAACTCAAGGCCAACCCCAAGGCGGAAGCCAGTGGCGTGGTCGTGGAGTCCGAGGTGGATGTTGGTCGCGGGCCGCTGGCCACGGTCATCGTCCAACGCGGCACGCTTCGCGTGGGCGATGCCATCGTCTGCGGTCCGCATTGGGCCAAGGTCCGTGCGATGTTTGACGACAAGGGCCAGAACATAAAGGAAGCCCCGCCGTCGATGCCCGTTCGCGTCATCGGCTGGTCCAGTTCGCCTGACTCCGGCTCCAAGTTCATGGCCGTGAAGAATGCTCGCGAGGCTGAAAATCTGGCCGAGGAAGAGGAGCACCGCCAGAAAAAGGAGGCTGTCTCCGCTGCTGCGGCGCCGAAGGATACCTCGCTCGATGCACTGTTCGCCAACATCGCGGCCGTGCAGGCCAAGACGCTCAAGGTCGTCCTCAAGTCGGATGTTTACGGCTCCGTGGAGGCTGTGCGCAATGTGCTCGAAGGCATCAAGAGCGCCAAGGTTTCGCTGGAGGTTGTGTCCGCCGAAGTCGGCATCATTACCAAGAATGACGTGCTGATGGCCGCGCCCTCCAAGGCGACTATCATTGGCTTCAACACCAAGCAGGAAAACGGCGTGACCGCCTTGGCCAAGCACCACGGTGTCACCATTGAAAGCTTCGAGATCATCTACGAACTCGGGGATCGTGTGCGCGAGATGATGGCCGATCTGCTCGAACCGGATCTTAAGGAGAACAAGCTCGGTGGTGCCGAGGTCCGTCAGGTCTTCCCCGTCGCCAAGGGTTTTGTCGCCGGCTGCCTTGTCACCGAGGGCAAGGTCAACCGTGGTATCACCGCGCGCGTTCGTCGCGGCAAGGAAATCATGTTCGAAGGCAAGGTCGGCACGCTCCGCCGCTTCAAGGACGATGCCAACGAGGTCCGCGCCGGACTCGAATGCGGTATTCGCCTCGACGGCTACGACGGCTATCAGCCGGGCGATCGCATCGAGTGTTACGAGATCCAAAAGGTCAGGGCTTCGCTCTGA
- a CDS encoding ferredoxin, translated as MANKADKWKDNAAGKFYVDQQCIDCDLCRETAPAFFKRQEEGGYSFVHNQPTTEEEVQQCMEALEGCPVEAIGNDGDQ; from the coding sequence ATGGCCAACAAAGCAGACAAGTGGAAAGACAACGCCGCAGGTAAGTTTTACGTGGACCAGCAGTGCATCGACTGCGACCTCTGCCGTGAGACGGCTCCGGCTTTCTTCAAACGTCAGGAGGAGGGCGGCTACTCCTTCGTGCACAATCAGCCCACGACCGAGGAAGAGGTCCAGCAGTGCATGGAAGCCCTCGAAGGCTGTCCGGTTGAGGCCATCGGCAACGACGGCGATCAATAA
- a CDS encoding M3 family metallopeptidase, which yields MENPFLLRSFHIRWSQLTPDLVVSAVDAALADAESRIATITAQGPEAADYANTFLALEQATELLNETWAKVTHLTSVADSPALREAHNAALPKVSAFQAKIPLNEPLWIRLKAASLRPAAQALEGEHRRFLAETLAEFRQQGADLPKEKKARLEALQAHLAQLTQKYSENVLDATNAWELIVTDVERLRGLPAHALESARQSAAKKGLGSEENPAWRFTLHMPSQEPAMLYAEDESLRREIWTAAVVVGTQVPHANQELVRKILALRQEKAALLGQPHFADLVLERRMARNGAQALAFIKDLHSRVQAAFARESRELEEFKAQQTGQPVSRLAPWETGFWAEKLRKARYDFDEEQLRPYFPLPGVVAGMFEIARRVFGLRVTELPAAAAETWHPEVKFYDMHDAAGRHVGSFYADWHPRESKRGGAWMNYLITGGPQPDGRRAPHLGLICGNLTPPAGDRPALLTHNEVETIFHEFGHLLHHLLGEVGIKSLNGVNVAWDFVELPSQIMENWCWERESLDLFARHHETGATIPEELFRRMIAAKNFRSASFTMRQLAFARMDLDLHLHPVEEMGSDLAAWIRGRLQGYLTPTEPASPTMENRFTHLFADPVGYAAGYYSYKWAEVLDADAFTRFKREGLFNPAVGRDFVNHVLSRGNSAEPMELFKAFMGRPPDLQALLLRAGLV from the coding sequence ATGGAAAACCCGTTTCTCCTGCGCTCGTTTCACATCCGCTGGTCGCAACTTACGCCTGATCTTGTCGTCTCCGCCGTGGATGCCGCCTTGGCGGATGCCGAATCGAGAATCGCCACCATCACGGCGCAAGGCCCCGAGGCGGCGGACTACGCCAACACATTCCTCGCACTCGAGCAGGCCACCGAGTTGCTGAATGAAACCTGGGCGAAGGTCACCCATCTGACCAGCGTGGCAGATTCGCCCGCACTGCGGGAAGCGCACAACGCCGCACTGCCAAAGGTATCGGCGTTCCAAGCCAAGATCCCTTTGAACGAGCCCCTGTGGATCCGGCTCAAGGCGGCGTCCCTGCGTCCTGCGGCGCAGGCCTTGGAGGGCGAACACCGTCGCTTCCTGGCCGAGACGCTGGCTGAATTCCGTCAGCAAGGAGCCGATCTGCCCAAGGAGAAGAAGGCGCGGCTTGAAGCGCTGCAGGCCCACCTCGCCCAGCTCACGCAGAAGTATTCTGAAAATGTCCTCGATGCCACCAATGCATGGGAGCTCATAGTGACCGATGTCGAGCGCTTGCGCGGGCTGCCGGCGCATGCCTTGGAGTCCGCGCGTCAGAGCGCCGCTAAGAAGGGCCTGGGCAGCGAAGAGAACCCGGCGTGGCGTTTCACGCTGCACATGCCCTCGCAGGAGCCGGCCATGCTCTACGCCGAAGACGAATCTCTGCGCCGTGAAATCTGGACTGCAGCGGTCGTGGTCGGCACGCAGGTTCCACATGCCAATCAGGAGCTGGTCCGGAAGATTCTGGCGCTTCGTCAGGAAAAAGCCGCTTTGCTCGGGCAGCCGCACTTCGCCGATTTAGTATTGGAGCGGCGCATGGCCAGAAACGGCGCCCAGGCGCTGGCTTTCATCAAGGATTTGCACTCGCGGGTGCAGGCGGCATTTGCCCGGGAGAGTCGCGAACTGGAGGAATTCAAGGCGCAGCAGACTGGGCAACCAGTATCACGGCTCGCCCCTTGGGAAACGGGTTTCTGGGCGGAGAAGCTGCGCAAGGCCCGCTACGATTTCGACGAGGAGCAGCTGCGGCCCTATTTTCCGTTGCCGGGCGTGGTCGCCGGCATGTTTGAGATCGCGCGGCGGGTCTTCGGTCTGCGGGTGACGGAGCTGCCGGCCGCGGCGGCCGAGACCTGGCACCCCGAGGTGAAGTTCTACGACATGCACGACGCCGCGGGCCGGCACGTGGGTTCGTTCTACGCCGACTGGCACCCACGCGAGTCGAAGCGGGGTGGGGCGTGGATGAACTACCTGATCACCGGCGGGCCGCAGCCCGATGGCCGGCGCGCGCCCCATCTCGGGCTCATTTGCGGCAACCTCACGCCGCCCGCGGGCGACCGGCCCGCCCTGTTGACGCACAACGAGGTGGAGACGATTTTCCACGAGTTTGGCCATCTGCTGCATCATCTGTTGGGTGAGGTTGGCATCAAGTCGCTCAACGGCGTGAACGTGGCCTGGGACTTCGTCGAACTACCCTCGCAGATCATGGAAAACTGGTGTTGGGAGCGTGAGAGTTTGGATCTCTTCGCGCGGCATCACGAGACCGGCGCGACGATCCCGGAGGAACTGTTTCGCCGGATGATCGCGGCTAAGAACTTCCGCAGCGCGTCGTTCACGATGCGCCAGCTCGCATTTGCCCGCATGGACCTCGACCTGCACCTGCACCCGGTCGAGGAGATGGGGTCGGATCTGGCGGCCTGGATCCGGGGACGCCTGCAGGGATACCTGACGCCAACGGAGCCGGCTTCGCCGACCATGGAAAACCGTTTCACCCATCTGTTCGCCGATCCGGTGGGTTACGCAGCTGGTTACTATTCCTACAAGTGGGCCGAGGTGCTCGATGCCGACGCCTTTACGCGATTTAAGCGCGAGGGTTTGTTTAACCCTGCGGTGGGCCGCGATTTCGTGAACCATGTGCTGAGCCGCGGGAACAGCGCCGAGCCCATGGAATTATTCAAGGCCTTCATGGGCCGCCCGCCCGACCTGCAGGCGCTACTCTTGCGTGCCGGGCTGGTTTGA
- a CDS encoding TonB-dependent receptor domain-containing protein, whose protein sequence is MNMVGLILRIIVAVLLTAAHPLWAQIPDETYELPKLSVYSVQVANQTPVATFAMPVSGLQFEPRVDVQARNLAEGQADVAIRGGIFENTGFKLGALGLHDPQTGHYFAELPVAPAMLTTPRVLTGADNAAGGFNAQVGSVAYGWRPISARGELSLAAGSDDLHRQSFYQGFVAADKVAGRTLAADVDLARSQSDGSVPFGDHMFKRIAGRVQLAGEGSQTDLFAGWQEKFFGWPNLYTPFGFNETEFLKTELYAFNHRAWTSPENYWQVGAYYRRNYDDYEFNRAVPGASNPFIHTTRVRALAADGRQEFAGWALAYNVQFLRDSIESTSLTFGPYRTRDYFKISVVPEIATDTDNGRLTLRAGAAYDDTDRDDSALSPVLEAALRGSSGVRYYAQYAESSQVATYTALKSNPAAGLFRGNQNLGRESSRNLEAGVEFARAGWTVQAAIFHRQDDDLVDWTFRQGVTARTANAVDIDTTGLELVAIYNTQRYDLILSYACLKKDAHYGAATVDASFYALNFPRHRLTAALVARLGRGFELRLDNEYRVQEENLLRTAGGDEAVLTSAGLYWLPASVRGLEISLRVDNLWDDDFQEVPAVPAAHRQFAGGVTWHW, encoded by the coding sequence ATGAACATGGTTGGCTTGATTCTCCGCATCATAGTTGCCGTCCTGCTGACGGCCGCTCATCCGCTTTGGGCGCAGATTCCAGACGAGACTTACGAACTGCCGAAACTCTCGGTCTATTCCGTTCAAGTCGCCAACCAGACCCCAGTGGCCACGTTTGCGATGCCGGTCTCCGGGTTGCAATTCGAGCCACGCGTGGACGTGCAGGCACGTAACCTGGCCGAAGGCCAGGCCGACGTCGCGATCCGTGGCGGAATTTTTGAAAATACGGGTTTCAAACTCGGCGCGCTCGGTCTGCACGATCCGCAGACCGGACATTACTTTGCCGAGCTTCCGGTCGCACCGGCCATGCTCACCACCCCTAGGGTGCTGACTGGGGCCGACAATGCCGCCGGGGGCTTCAATGCCCAGGTCGGGTCTGTTGCCTACGGTTGGCGCCCGATTTCGGCGCGGGGAGAACTCTCACTCGCAGCCGGCAGCGATGATTTGCACCGCCAGAGTTTCTACCAGGGTTTTGTGGCGGCGGATAAAGTGGCCGGCCGGACCCTCGCGGCCGACGTGGACCTTGCCCGCTCCCAGTCGGACGGCTCCGTGCCGTTCGGCGATCATATGTTCAAACGCATCGCCGGGCGCGTGCAGCTGGCGGGTGAGGGGAGTCAGACTGACCTTTTCGCCGGTTGGCAGGAAAAGTTCTTCGGTTGGCCCAATCTCTACACGCCCTTCGGTTTCAATGAGACGGAATTTCTGAAGACCGAGCTCTACGCATTCAACCACCGCGCCTGGACCTCGCCGGAAAACTACTGGCAAGTTGGCGCCTACTACCGGCGCAACTACGACGACTATGAGTTCAACCGCGCGGTGCCAGGTGCGTCCAATCCCTTCATCCACACCACCAGGGTCCGCGCGCTGGCGGCTGACGGCCGGCAGGAATTTGCAGGATGGGCGCTTGCTTACAATGTCCAGTTCCTGCGCGACAGCATCGAATCCACCTCACTGACCTTCGGGCCTTATCGCACCCGCGACTACTTCAAAATCTCAGTCGTGCCGGAGATCGCGACCGACACTGATAATGGTCGACTGACCCTCCGGGCTGGAGCCGCCTATGATGACACCGATCGTGACGACTCGGCCCTCTCCCCGGTATTGGAGGCAGCCCTGCGAGGTTCGTCCGGTGTTCGCTACTATGCGCAATATGCTGAAAGCAGCCAGGTCGCGACTTATACCGCCCTCAAATCCAATCCCGCCGCCGGACTCTTCCGCGGCAACCAAAACCTCGGGCGCGAATCCAGCCGCAATCTCGAAGCGGGCGTGGAGTTCGCCCGTGCTGGCTGGACGGTGCAGGCGGCGATTTTTCACCGGCAGGACGACGATCTCGTGGACTGGACCTTTCGCCAAGGCGTGACCGCCCGCACGGCCAATGCGGTGGACATCGACACGACCGGCCTGGAACTTGTCGCGATCTACAACACGCAGCGCTACGACCTGATCCTCAGCTACGCCTGCCTGAAAAAGGATGCGCATTACGGAGCGGCCACCGTGGATGCCAGTTTCTATGCGCTGAACTTTCCACGGCACCGGCTCACCGCAGCGCTGGTCGCCCGACTGGGCCGGGGATTCGAGCTGCGATTGGACAACGAATACCGTGTGCAGGAAGAAAACCTGCTGCGCACGGCTGGCGGCGATGAAGCCGTTCTGACTTCGGCCGGATTGTATTGGTTGCCTGCGTCGGTGCGCGGTCTCGAAATCTCGCTGCGCGTGGACAATCTCTGGGATGACGACTTTCAGGAAGTGCCGGCTGTGCCGGCGGCGCACCGCCAGTTCGCCGGAGGCGTCACTTGGCACTGGTGA
- a CDS encoding zinc metallopeptidase, with the protein MMLWILLIAIPMLFGLYAQFRVSSAYNKNVRLPSRGRITGREAAAAVMQSAGIHDVEIVQVPGQLTDHYDPMNKRLALSEHNYHGTSLAALGVAAHEAGHAIQHKVGYSMMKVRQVLVPATQISAGASQFLIIAGILLGASKLGGMFLMLGAVALTVICFFQLVTLPVEFDASNRAKAQLVNLGILDRDEMPGVRETLDAAALTYVAAFVASLGSLLHILLMLLGSRREE; encoded by the coding sequence ATGATGCTCTGGATCCTACTCATCGCCATACCCATGCTGTTCGGCCTGTATGCGCAGTTCCGCGTGTCCAGCGCCTATAACAAAAACGTCCGTCTTCCATCGCGTGGACGGATCACCGGCCGAGAGGCCGCCGCTGCCGTGATGCAAAGCGCGGGCATTCACGACGTGGAAATTGTGCAGGTGCCCGGACAGCTGACCGATCACTACGATCCCATGAACAAACGCCTGGCGCTGTCCGAGCACAACTACCACGGTACCAGTCTCGCCGCGCTTGGTGTTGCCGCCCACGAGGCCGGCCACGCCATTCAGCACAAGGTAGGCTACTCGATGATGAAGGTTCGTCAGGTGCTCGTGCCCGCCACGCAGATTTCGGCCGGTGCTTCGCAGTTTCTGATTATTGCCGGCATTCTGCTCGGCGCCTCCAAGCTCGGTGGCATGTTTCTCATGCTGGGCGCCGTGGCGCTCACGGTCATCTGTTTCTTCCAGCTGGTCACCCTGCCGGTGGAGTTCGACGCCAGCAACCGCGCCAAGGCGCAGCTCGTGAACCTCGGCATCCTCGATCGCGATGAGATGCCCGGTGTGAGAGAGACGCTTGATGCCGCCGCGTTGACCTACGTGGCCGCCTTTGTGGCCTCCCTCGGCAGCTTGCTGCACATTTTGCTCATGCTGTTGGGCAGCCGGCGCGAGGAATGA
- a CDS encoding DUF2851 family protein — protein MATTSDQVHEMQGLYGPFTLAERVVQKIWLRQDFATHDLRLIDGRTLSILRAGAWNLLAGPDFRGARLRIDGSELTGDVEVHFRAGDWRAHGHDGDPAYDNVRLHVVMFPPADNQTVARSRRGEPLPTLVLLPLLNRGLEEYASDDALENLTARDAAEKLAELAELPAKELRGHLLKRARGRWQQKVHFVSVRMAKLGWSEAAHHAALEILGYRQNRAPMLSVATRHPLSVWRHGLTAEQIYAETPDAWQTQGVRPANHPLRRLRQYAAWTGQVPDWPQRLISGFADPAPFSALAGVGECRKKLGLARCRERIAMELMGQAVGGTRLDNLVCDGLLPLLAARAESDFWPLWFNWFVGDVPAEVRQGLVALGLAGADAGPRCHGWAQGLLGWILDRDALASG, from the coding sequence ATGGCCACCACCTCCGACCAAGTTCACGAAATGCAGGGGCTCTATGGGCCTTTTACCCTGGCCGAGCGAGTCGTGCAGAAAATCTGGTTGCGGCAGGACTTCGCGACCCATGATCTGCGGCTGATCGATGGGAGGACTTTGTCCATCCTGAGAGCCGGTGCGTGGAATCTACTCGCAGGTCCGGATTTTCGCGGGGCCCGGCTACGCATCGACGGCAGCGAGCTAACGGGAGACGTGGAAGTTCATTTTCGGGCAGGCGACTGGCGGGCTCACGGCCATGATGGCGATCCGGCATACGACAACGTGCGCCTGCACGTGGTGATGTTTCCGCCAGCCGATAACCAGACTGTCGCTCGGTCGCGGCGCGGTGAACCCTTGCCCACGCTGGTGTTGTTGCCGCTGCTCAACCGCGGACTGGAGGAATACGCATCAGATGACGCCTTGGAAAATCTCACGGCGCGCGATGCCGCAGAAAAACTGGCCGAACTGGCAGAGTTGCCGGCGAAGGAACTGCGCGGACATTTGCTCAAGCGGGCGCGCGGACGTTGGCAACAAAAGGTGCACTTTGTTTCCGTGCGTATGGCCAAACTCGGCTGGAGTGAGGCCGCGCATCACGCCGCGCTCGAAATTCTTGGCTACCGCCAGAATCGGGCGCCCATGCTTTCGGTTGCGACCCGCCACCCGTTGTCGGTCTGGCGGCACGGTCTCACGGCTGAGCAAATTTATGCCGAGACACCCGATGCTTGGCAGACCCAAGGTGTTCGTCCGGCCAACCATCCGCTGCGGCGCCTGCGGCAATATGCCGCATGGACCGGGCAGGTGCCAGATTGGCCGCAGCGCTTGATCAGTGGGTTTGCGGATCCAGCCCCGTTTTCTGCATTGGCGGGGGTGGGCGAGTGCCGCAAAAAGCTTGGACTCGCCCGCTGCCGGGAGCGAATAGCCATGGAACTGATGGGTCAGGCCGTGGGGGGCACCCGGTTGGACAATCTGGTATGCGATGGCTTGCTGCCATTGCTGGCGGCCAGGGCCGAGAGCGACTTTTGGCCGCTCTGGTTCAATTGGTTTGTCGGGGATGTGCCGGCGGAGGTCCGACAAGGGCTTGTCGCCCTCGGGCTCGCGGGAGCGGATGCCGGTCCGCGATGTCACGGTTGGGCCCAAGGTTTGCTCGGTTGGATTCTCGATCGCGATGCTCTTGCAAGTGGCTGA
- the nusA gene encoding transcription termination factor NusA: MSSEILSVLEYMEKEKGIPRADMISTIVNAIKTAALKGVNSGQELKIEINPKNGQLKAWSLLKVVDSVSDPKLQIHVEKAQVFKAGVIVGDTIEKEIDPSYLGRIAAQTARQAIMQRLRAFEKERIYDDFKDSVGDIVSGTVRRRERNDLYIDLGKAEAIMPGKEQVPGEEYAPGERIRCLLLEIENSSRGPEIILSRASPKFVRRLFELEVTEIADGTVKIEAFAREPGYRTKIAVTSTDAKVDPVGACVGARGARVKSIVRELGGEKIDIIPYHADTKEMLIEALKPAVPREIHLDEKNKRILVRVVNDDLAVAIGRKGQNARLTSRLVGWRLDIEEFKTTAADPRAQAIGLLVSTFGFENSIAERLVANGINSPAAFEGVEAGDLVGMGFNEQEAAGIFAKVSGS, from the coding sequence ATGAGCAGCGAAATCCTGTCCGTCCTCGAATACATGGAGAAGGAGAAAGGCATTCCCCGTGCCGACATGATCTCCACGATCGTCAATGCGATCAAGACGGCCGCCCTGAAAGGCGTGAATTCCGGCCAGGAGCTGAAGATCGAGATCAATCCCAAGAACGGCCAGCTCAAGGCTTGGTCCCTGCTCAAGGTTGTGGACTCCGTTTCGGATCCCAAGCTCCAGATCCATGTGGAGAAAGCCCAGGTCTTCAAGGCCGGGGTGATCGTTGGCGACACCATCGAGAAGGAAATCGATCCTTCCTATCTTGGCCGCATTGCAGCCCAGACCGCCCGTCAGGCCATCATGCAGCGTCTTCGCGCCTTTGAGAAAGAGCGCATTTATGACGACTTCAAGGACTCCGTGGGCGACATCGTGAGCGGCACCGTCCGCCGCCGGGAGCGCAACGATCTCTACATCGACCTCGGCAAGGCCGAGGCCATCATGCCCGGCAAGGAACAGGTTCCCGGTGAGGAGTATGCCCCCGGCGAACGCATCCGCTGTCTCCTGCTGGAGATTGAGAACAGCAGCCGTGGCCCCGAAATCATCCTCAGCCGCGCGAGTCCGAAATTTGTTCGCCGCTTGTTTGAACTCGAGGTCACTGAGATCGCCGACGGCACCGTCAAAATTGAGGCTTTCGCGCGCGAGCCCGGCTATCGCACCAAGATTGCCGTGACCAGCACCGACGCCAAAGTGGACCCGGTGGGTGCGTGCGTGGGCGCCCGTGGCGCCCGGGTGAAGAGCATCGTGCGCGAACTCGGCGGCGAGAAGATCGACATCATTCCCTATCACGCTGACACGAAGGAAATGCTCATCGAGGCGCTCAAGCCGGCCGTCCCGCGTGAAATCCACCTCGACGAGAAAAACAAGCGCATCCTCGTGCGCGTGGTGAACGACGACCTCGCCGTCGCCATCGGCCGCAAGGGCCAGAATGCCCGACTGACCTCCCGTCTTGTGGGCTGGCGGCTCGACATCGAGGAGTTCAAGACCACCGCCGCGGATCCGCGCGCGCAGGCCATCGGGTTGCTCGTCAGCACCTTTGGTTTCGAGAACTCCATCGCCGAGCGTCTCGTGGCCAATGGCATCAATTCTCCCGCCGCCTTCGAAGGCGTCGAGGCCGGCGATCTTGTCGGCATGGGCTTTAATGAACAGGAAGCCGCCGGCATTTTTGCCAAGGTTTCCGGCAGCTGA
- a CDS encoding rhomboid family intramembrane serine protease — MPSDRFYTRSDYPRPRTTALVWMVAAMVAVFVLQSLLLLPWFGASHTMPDALRLTVRSLEQAQVWTLLTHGLLHSTGFPLHIIFSLLMLILLGRELEPQLEARRFVLLFAAALVVGGMAWLAVHWNQGGTHIGPSAGLMALLVVLARLYEDQRMSFMPFFLFTLTVRPMQLVYGLAVIDTLLLLFVELPGSDLLMGYAASAHLGGMATGWLYFRFFHANNGWDRAPGFSLPAWIKNAGKARPAPSEPAVSRPARDPYALKADVDRILDKINSVGFAALTDEEKQTLDDAKDLLSKR, encoded by the coding sequence ATGCCCTCCGACCGCTTTTACACGCGCAGCGACTATCCCCGGCCGCGCACGACGGCTTTGGTGTGGATGGTCGCGGCCATGGTCGCGGTCTTCGTGCTTCAATCCCTGCTGTTGCTGCCGTGGTTTGGGGCGAGTCACACGATGCCCGATGCGCTGCGCCTGACCGTGCGCAGCCTGGAACAGGCCCAAGTCTGGACCTTGCTCACGCACGGCCTGCTGCACAGCACCGGATTTCCTCTGCACATCATTTTCAGTCTTTTGATGCTGATTCTTCTGGGACGTGAACTGGAGCCACAACTCGAAGCCCGCCGCTTCGTGCTCCTCTTCGCCGCGGCGTTGGTGGTTGGCGGCATGGCTTGGCTGGCGGTCCACTGGAACCAAGGCGGTACACACATCGGTCCGAGCGCCGGACTCATGGCTCTTCTCGTGGTGCTAGCCCGGCTTTACGAGGATCAGCGTATGAGTTTCATGCCGTTCTTTCTGTTCACCCTGACCGTTCGTCCGATGCAGCTCGTCTATGGCCTGGCCGTGATTGACACGCTGTTGCTGCTGTTTGTCGAACTTCCGGGCTCGGATTTGCTCATGGGCTATGCCGCCTCGGCCCATTTGGGTGGCATGGCCACCGGCTGGCTCTATTTCCGTTTCTTCCACGCCAACAACGGTTGGGATCGAGCCCCGGGGTTTTCACTGCCCGCTTGGATCAAAAACGCCGGCAAAGCCCGGCCGGCCCCGTCCGAACCCGCTGTTTCCCGCCCCGCCCGCGATCCCTATGCCCTCAAGGCCGACGTGGACCGGATCCTCGACAAGATCAACAGCGTGGGCTTTGCCGCTCTCACGGATGAGGAGAAGCAAACGCTCGACGACGCCAAGGATCTGCTGAGCAAAAGATAG